A stretch of the Bradyrhizobium sp. CCBAU 53351 genome encodes the following:
- a CDS encoding DUF6460 domain-containing protein has product MVQDVRDLPAGRSDGLNRFLGGSPLAVAFRLVLLSILVGVVLAAIGFDPWNIIYSIRLLFQRLWDLGFDTINWLWRYFLLGAVIVIPIWLLSRVFGAPRSR; this is encoded by the coding sequence ATGGTCCAAGACGTCAGAGATTTGCCGGCCGGCCGCAGCGATGGCCTGAACCGCTTTCTCGGCGGCTCGCCGCTGGCCGTCGCGTTCCGCCTGGTCCTGCTCTCGATCCTGGTCGGCGTCGTGCTCGCCGCGATCGGATTCGATCCCTGGAACATCATTTATAGCATCCGCCTCTTGTTCCAGCGGCTGTGGGATCTCGGCTTCGACACCATCAACTGGCTGTGGCGCTACTTCCTGCTTGGCGCGGTCATCGTGATCCCGATCTGGCTGCTCTCGCGCGTGTTCGGCGCGCCGCGCAGCCGGTAA
- a CDS encoding ATP-dependent DNA ligase, whose protein sequence is MNRFAELLDRLAYEPGRNNKLRLLTGYFREVGDPDRGYALAALTGALSFKHAKPALIRDLIASRTDEVLFGLSYDYVGDLSETVALMWPKAGLAAHNNPPPPTLTEVVTTLRTLGKTELPKQLERWLDELDETGRWALLKLVTGALRIGISARLAKTAAAALGDKDPHEVELIWPGLAPPYLDLFAWLEGRGDKPINRDPAPFRPVMLAHAIEDSDFAALDPAEYIAEWKWDGIRVQAVAGRDEHGHITARLYSRTGEDITGSFPDLVPSLRLPGAIDGELLILREGRVQSFNVLQQRLNRKVVSPKLIKEFPIHLRAYDLLGDDENDLRELPFAERRERLEAFITKLDDPRIDLSPTVPFASWEALTAARADPASAGAGEDADAVEGVMLKRRDAPYLPGRPKGQWWKWKRDPHIIDAVLMYAQRGHGKRSSYYSDYTFGVWTAGEGGDELVPVGKAYFGFTDEELLQIDRFVRRNTTEKFGPVRHVVHEGDKGLVLEVAFEGLQRSPRHKSGVAMRFPRISRLRWDKPPKEADRLETLERMLKAEAEAAEIEV, encoded by the coding sequence ATGAATCGCTTCGCCGAACTGCTCGACCGTCTCGCCTACGAGCCCGGCCGCAACAACAAACTGCGGCTGCTCACCGGCTATTTCCGCGAGGTCGGCGACCCCGACCGCGGTTACGCGCTGGCCGCGCTGACCGGCGCGCTCAGCTTCAAGCACGCGAAACCGGCGCTGATCCGCGACCTCATTGCGTCGCGGACGGATGAGGTGCTGTTCGGGTTGAGTTACGATTATGTCGGCGATCTCTCGGAGACGGTGGCGCTGATGTGGCCGAAGGCCGGGCTCGCCGCCCACAACAATCCACCGCCGCCGACGCTCACCGAAGTCGTCACCACGCTGCGCACGCTCGGCAAGACCGAGTTGCCGAAGCAGCTCGAGCGCTGGCTCGACGAGCTCGATGAGACCGGGCGCTGGGCGCTGTTGAAGCTCGTCACCGGCGCGCTTCGCATCGGCATCTCCGCGCGTCTCGCCAAGACAGCGGCGGCCGCGCTCGGCGACAAGGATCCGCATGAGGTCGAGCTGATCTGGCCCGGCCTCGCACCACCCTATCTCGATCTGTTCGCCTGGTTGGAGGGCCGCGGCGACAAACCGATCAACCGCGATCCCGCGCCGTTCCGGCCGGTGATGCTGGCGCATGCGATCGAGGATAGCGATTTCGCCGCGCTCGATCCCGCTGAGTACATCGCCGAATGGAAATGGGACGGCATCCGCGTGCAGGCGGTTGCGGGGCGCGACGAGCATGGCCACATCACCGCGCGGCTCTATTCGCGCACCGGCGAGGACATCACGGGCAGCTTTCCCGATCTCGTGCCGTCGCTGCGGCTGCCGGGTGCGATCGACGGCGAGCTATTGATCCTGCGCGAGGGCCGCGTGCAGAGTTTCAACGTCCTGCAGCAGCGGCTCAACCGCAAGGTTGTCTCGCCCAAGCTGATCAAAGAATTTCCGATCCATCTGCGCGCCTACGATCTGCTCGGCGACGACGAGAACGATCTGCGCGAGCTGCCGTTCGCTGAGCGGCGCGAGCGGCTGGAGGCCTTCATCACAAAACTCGACGATCCCCGCATCGATCTGTCGCCGACCGTTCCCTTCGCAAGCTGGGAAGCATTGACCGCCGCGCGCGCCGATCCCGCGAGTGCCGGCGCCGGTGAGGACGCGGATGCCGTCGAAGGCGTGATGCTGAAGCGGCGCGATGCGCCCTATCTGCCGGGACGGCCGAAGGGCCAATGGTGGAAGTGGAAGCGCGATCCTCACATCATCGACGCCGTGCTGATGTATGCGCAGCGCGGTCATGGCAAGCGCTCGTCCTATTATTCCGACTACACCTTCGGCGTCTGGACGGCAGGCGAGGGCGGTGACGAACTGGTGCCCGTCGGCAAGGCCTATTTCGGCTTCACCGACGAGGAGCTGCTGCAGATCGACCGCTTCGTTCGCCGCAACACCACGGAGAAATTCGGTCCCGTCCGCCATGTCGTGCACGAGGGCGACAAGGGGCTGGTGCTGGAGGTCGCGTTCGAAGGCCTGCAGCGCTCGCCGCGCCACAAATCCGGCGTCGCCATGCGCTTCCCCCGCATCAGCCGCCTGCGCTGGGACAAGCCGCCGAAGGAGGCGGACCGGCTGGAGACGCTGGAGCGGATGCTGAAGGCCGAGGCGGAGGCGGCGGAGATTGAGGTCTGA
- a CDS encoding ligase-associated DNA damage response exonuclease, which translates to MRPQDILLPAAAGLCCKPGGFHIDPVRPVERAVITHGHSDHARAGHGAVLATQETLDMMRLRYGENFAGSTQAIRYGEEIRLGDVKVKFHPAGHVLGSAQIAVTCKETCIVASGDYKDAPDPTCTPFELVPCDVFITEATFGLPVFRHGDAADEVKKLLASAALFPERAHLVGAYSLGKAQRVIKLLRQAGYDAPIYLHGAMETITHYYQSRGIDLGELRPAKGVKKAALAGTITLAPPSATSDLWTRRFPDPVTAFASGWMRVRARARQRGIELPLVISDHADWDGLTATIGATGAGEIWVTHGQEDALVHWCRSKGLKAQPLDLVGYGDEEESEAPAAGEADA; encoded by the coding sequence ATGCGTCCCCAAGACATCCTGTTGCCAGCTGCTGCCGGCCTGTGCTGCAAGCCCGGCGGCTTCCATATCGACCCTGTCCGCCCTGTCGAGCGGGCCGTGATCACCCACGGCCATTCCGACCATGCCCGCGCCGGCCATGGCGCGGTGCTGGCGACGCAGGAAACGCTGGACATGATGCGGCTGCGCTATGGCGAGAACTTCGCCGGATCGACGCAGGCCATCCGCTATGGCGAGGAGATCCGGCTCGGCGACGTCAAAGTGAAGTTTCACCCGGCCGGCCATGTGCTGGGCTCGGCGCAGATCGCCGTCACCTGCAAGGAGACCTGCATCGTCGCCTCCGGCGATTACAAGGACGCGCCTGATCCGACCTGCACGCCGTTCGAGCTGGTGCCTTGCGACGTCTTCATCACCGAAGCGACGTTCGGCCTGCCGGTGTTCCGCCATGGCGATGCGGCGGACGAGGTGAAGAAGCTGCTCGCTTCTGCCGCGCTGTTTCCGGAGCGTGCGCATCTGGTCGGCGCCTACTCTCTCGGCAAGGCGCAGCGCGTCATCAAGCTGCTGCGGCAGGCCGGCTACGACGCACCGATCTATTTGCATGGCGCCATGGAGACGATCACGCATTACTACCAGAGCCGCGGCATCGATCTTGGCGAGCTCAGGCCGGCGAAGGGCGTCAAGAAGGCCGCGCTGGCCGGCACCATCACGCTGGCGCCGCCCTCGGCGACATCAGACCTCTGGACGCGTCGCTTTCCCGATCCCGTCACCGCGTTCGCCTCGGGCTGGATGCGGGTGCGCGCCCGGGCGCGGCAGCGCGGCATCGAGCTGCCGCTGGTGATCTCCGACCATGCCGATTGGGATGGCCTCACCGCCACAATCGGTGCCACCGGCGCCGGCGAAATCTGGGTCACCCACGGCCAGGAAGATGCGCTGGTGCATTGGTGCCGAAGCAAAGGCTTGAAAGCGCAGCCGCTCGATCTCGTCGGCTATGGCGACGAGGAGGAGAGCGAGGCGCCGGCCGCAGGCGAGGCCGACGCATGA
- a CDS encoding class I SAM-dependent methyltransferase — protein MPLRLFLTSGDLMADRRFEFARDLQLKGDLPAAADLIEQAIELAPNFTSAWFTLGEIRQQLGERDKAIAAFREARRCDPGDQHGAGLHLMRLGDAEMAEMPKAYVQALFDQYAPRFEHALINDLGYRAPSIIFKAVLAARVAAKKPAFFKRTIDLGCGTGLAAAAFAKQVDHFIGIDLSPGMIKEARATGLYAELEVADMIEGLRTKSDGCANLIVAADAFVYLSDLAPVLTEARRVLVSGGVLAFTLETHDGSGIVLGEGLRYAHSAEYVRGAITKAGLKLLTLEPASPRIENNEPVRGLVVVAEKT, from the coding sequence ATGCCGCTGCGCCTGTTCCTGACCTCCGGCGATCTCATGGCCGACCGCCGCTTCGAGTTCGCGCGCGACCTCCAGCTCAAGGGCGATCTGCCCGCGGCCGCCGACCTGATCGAGCAGGCGATCGAGCTCGCGCCGAACTTCACCTCGGCCTGGTTCACGCTAGGCGAGATCCGCCAGCAGCTCGGTGAGCGTGACAAGGCCATCGCGGCGTTTCGCGAAGCGCGGAGGTGCGACCCGGGGGACCAGCACGGCGCCGGCCTGCACCTGATGCGGCTCGGCGACGCCGAGATGGCGGAGATGCCCAAAGCCTATGTGCAGGCACTGTTCGACCAATACGCGCCGCGCTTCGAGCACGCGCTGATCAACGATCTCGGCTACCGCGCCCCCAGCATCATCTTCAAGGCGGTGCTGGCCGCGCGCGTTGCCGCCAAGAAGCCGGCCTTCTTCAAGCGCACCATTGATCTCGGCTGCGGCACCGGCCTCGCGGCCGCCGCCTTTGCCAAACAGGTCGACCATTTCATCGGCATCGATCTGTCGCCCGGCATGATCAAGGAGGCGCGCGCCACGGGCCTCTACGCCGAGCTCGAAGTCGCCGACATGATCGAGGGACTGCGCACCAAGAGTGATGGATGCGCGAACCTCATCGTCGCCGCGGACGCCTTCGTCTATCTCTCCGATCTCGCACCGGTGCTGACTGAAGCCAGGCGCGTGCTCGTCTCGGGCGGCGTGCTCGCCTTCACGCTGGAGACGCATGACGGCAGCGGCATCGTGCTCGGCGAAGGCCTGCGTTATGCCCATTCGGCGGAATATGTGCGCGGCGCCATCACCAAGGCGGGCCTGAAGCTGCTGACGCTGGAGCCGGCCTCGCCGCGCATCGAGAACAACGAGCCGGTGCGCGGCCTTGTCGTCGTCGCCGAGAAAACTTGA
- a CDS encoding ABC transporter substrate-binding protein, protein MTKNPSRRDFNAAALAAVAASTLPAPYVWAAEKKYDAGASDTEIKIGQTVPHSGPGSLYGVLGRIGEAYFQMLNEKGGINGRKVKFLTMDDAYSAPKCVEATRRLVEQEEVLALYGSLGTAPQTSVHKYLNSKGVPQLLLNTGASKWNNPKEFKWTMAGLPLYPTEARILARHVVAVKPNAKVGILYQNDDFGRDFLGPFKKVLADAGGTAQVIMEQTYDLTDPTVDSQLINLSKSGADVFYNISTGKASSQSIRKVAELGWKPLQLLSAGSTGRSILNAAGLENATGIVAIRYNKEVGLPKWEKDPDVMAFEELRKKYTPAIDPDNTIAFAGYGQAVTMGEILRRCGDDLTRANVLKQASNLKGFHSPYFLDGVTYDYTPEDYTPMKTLFISSFTGKDWDISDKPMSE, encoded by the coding sequence ATGACGAAAAATCCATCGCGGCGCGATTTCAACGCCGCCGCGCTCGCCGCCGTCGCCGCGTCCACCTTGCCCGCGCCTTATGTCTGGGCCGCGGAGAAGAAATACGATGCGGGCGCCAGCGACACCGAGATCAAGATCGGCCAGACCGTGCCGCATTCCGGTCCCGGCTCGCTCTACGGCGTGCTCGGGCGCATCGGCGAGGCCTATTTCCAGATGCTGAACGAGAAGGGCGGCATCAACGGGCGCAAGGTCAAGTTCCTGACCATGGACGATGCCTACAGCGCGCCGAAATGCGTCGAGGCGACGCGGCGCCTGGTCGAGCAGGAAGAGGTGCTCGCGCTCTACGGCTCGCTCGGCACCGCGCCGCAGACCTCCGTGCACAAATATTTGAACTCCAAGGGCGTACCGCAGCTGCTGCTCAACACCGGCGCGTCGAAGTGGAACAATCCGAAAGAGTTCAAATGGACGATGGCGGGCTTGCCGCTCTATCCGACCGAGGCGCGCATCCTGGCGCGGCACGTCGTCGCCGTGAAGCCGAACGCAAAGGTCGGCATTCTCTACCAGAACGACGATTTCGGCCGCGACTTCCTCGGTCCGTTCAAGAAGGTGCTGGCCGATGCCGGCGGCACCGCGCAGGTCATCATGGAGCAGACCTACGATCTGACCGATCCGACCGTCGATTCCCAGCTCATCAATCTCTCGAAGTCCGGCGCCGACGTCTTCTACAACATCTCCACCGGCAAGGCGTCGTCGCAGTCGATCCGGAAGGTCGCCGAGCTCGGCTGGAAGCCGCTGCAGCTGCTGTCCGCCGGCTCGACCGGCCGCTCGATCCTCAATGCCGCGGGCCTCGAGAACGCCACCGGCATCGTCGCCATCCGCTACAACAAGGAGGTCGGCCTGCCGAAATGGGAGAAGGATCCCGACGTGATGGCGTTCGAGGAATTGCGCAAGAAATACACGCCGGCGATCGACCCCGACAACACCATCGCCTTCGCCGGCTACGGCCAGGCCGTCACCATGGGCGAGATCCTGCGCCGCTGCGGCGACGACCTCACCCGCGCCAACGTGCTGAAGCAGGCGTCCAACCTCAAGGGCTTCCACTCGCCCTACTTCCTCGACGGCGTCACCTACGACTACACGCCCGAGGACTACACGCCGATGAAGACGCTGTTCATCTCCTCCTTCACCGGCAAGGATTGGGATATTTCCGACAAGCCGATGTCGGAATAG
- a CDS encoding amidohydrolase, with protein MIIDAHQHFWDPARANYPWMATDELTPIRRAFGPVDLAPLLQANGIDASIVVQCRSALEETEEFLRIAHETPSVIGVVGWADLTDGALGDTLQRLRGLPGGDKLVGIRHQVHDEADPDWLLREDVQRGLTAVFAHDLTYDLLVRSRELPAAIATAQAFPQARFVLDHAAKPPIADGGSAEWSDRIKGLGDCGNVWCKISGLATEAVWNDWDAERLFPFVAHAASCFGEGRLIFGSDWPVCLLAGSYGEIKGALEACLVKLGPEVRDKAFGVNAAQAYQLAIAR; from the coding sequence ATGATCATCGACGCCCATCAGCATTTCTGGGATCCGGCGCGTGCCAACTATCCCTGGATGGCGACGGACGAGCTCACGCCGATCCGCCGCGCGTTCGGTCCCGTTGATCTCGCGCCGCTGCTGCAGGCGAACGGCATCGATGCCAGCATCGTGGTGCAATGCCGCTCAGCGCTGGAGGAGACCGAGGAATTCCTGCGCATCGCGCATGAAACACCGTCGGTGATCGGTGTCGTCGGCTGGGCCGACCTGACGGACGGCGCGCTCGGCGACACGCTACAACGGCTGCGCGGCCTGCCGGGCGGGGACAAGCTCGTCGGCATCCGCCACCAGGTGCATGACGAGGCCGATCCCGATTGGCTGTTGCGCGAGGATGTCCAGCGCGGGCTCACGGCGGTGTTCGCGCATGATCTCACCTATGATCTCCTCGTCCGCAGCCGCGAGTTGCCGGCCGCGATCGCAACCGCGCAGGCCTTCCCGCAAGCGCGCTTCGTGCTCGACCACGCGGCCAAGCCGCCGATCGCTGACGGCGGCAGTGCCGAATGGTCCGATCGCATCAAGGGGCTCGGGGACTGCGGCAATGTCTGGTGCAAGATCTCGGGCCTTGCGACCGAAGCGGTCTGGAATGACTGGGATGCGGAGCGCTTGTTTCCGTTCGTCGCGCACGCCGCGAGCTGTTTCGGCGAGGGCAGGCTGATTTTCGGCTCGGACTGGCCGGTGTGCCTGCTTGCGGGCAGCTACGGCGAGATCAAGGGCGCGTTGGAGGCCTGCCTGGTGAAGCTTGGCCCGGAGGTGCGGGACAAGGCTTTTGGCGTGAACGCCGCCCAGGCGTATCAATTGGCGATCGCGCGTTAG
- a CDS encoding aldo/keto reductase, whose amino-acid sequence MKHSRLGPLDVTSLGLGSAPLGGLFSPVSDADAEATIARAWSAGVRFFDTAPLYGFGLAERRLGAFLRQQQRDSYVISTKVGRLLRAPDGSTAEDEHYKGTSRERPVFDFSYDGVMRSVEESLGRLGLDRVDVLLVHDPDDHYDEAVSGAFRALQRLRAEGTVKAIGAGMNQSEMLTRFAGAVPVDCFLLAGRYTLLDQGALDALFPVCTAKRIGILLGGIYNSGILANPHTGAKFNYQDADASLVARALELDALCRKHGTELKAAALQFCMAHPAVTVAVMGARNAAEVADNIAMSEKVVPPAFWRELRARNLVDARAPLPGAA is encoded by the coding sequence ATGAAACATTCGCGGCTGGGCCCGCTCGACGTCACCTCACTCGGGCTCGGTTCCGCGCCGCTCGGCGGATTGTTCAGCCCCGTCAGCGACGCCGATGCGGAAGCGACGATTGCGCGCGCCTGGTCGGCCGGGGTGCGCTTCTTCGACACCGCTCCGCTCTACGGCTTTGGCCTCGCCGAGCGGCGGCTAGGGGCCTTCCTGCGGCAGCAGCAACGCGACTCCTACGTCATCTCGACCAAGGTCGGTCGCCTGCTGCGCGCGCCGGACGGCAGCACCGCCGAGGACGAGCACTACAAGGGTACGTCGCGCGAGCGGCCGGTGTTCGATTTCAGTTATGACGGCGTGATGCGGTCGGTGGAGGAAAGCCTTGGCCGCCTCGGGCTCGACCGCGTCGACGTCCTCCTGGTGCACGATCCCGACGATCACTATGACGAGGCCGTTAGCGGAGCCTTCCGCGCGCTGCAGCGGCTGCGCGCGGAAGGCACGGTGAAGGCGATCGGTGCGGGCATGAACCAGTCGGAGATGTTGACGCGTTTTGCAGGAGCCGTGCCGGTCGACTGCTTCCTGCTCGCCGGGCGCTACACGCTGCTCGACCAGGGCGCGCTGGATGCGCTGTTTCCAGTCTGCACGGCGAAGCGCATTGGCATCCTGCTCGGCGGTATCTACAACAGCGGCATTTTGGCCAATCCGCATACCGGCGCGAAGTTCAACTATCAGGACGCCGATGCCTCGCTGGTGGCGCGGGCGCTGGAGCTCGATGCGCTCTGCCGCAAGCACGGCACCGAGCTGAAGGCGGCCGCGCTGCAGTTCTGCATGGCGCATCCGGCGGTCACCGTCGCCGTGATGGGCGCGCGCAATGCCGCCGAGGTCGCCGACAACATCGCGATGTCCGAGAAAGTGGTGCCGCCGGCCTTCTGGCGGGAGCTGCGCGCGCGAAACCTCGTCGATGCCCGCGCGCCGCTGCCGGGCGCTGCGTAA
- a CDS encoding sugar-binding protein — MRKLLLAGIAVAMMATPAFAANYRFVIVPKAMNNPFFDFARDGCLKRAKELGNIECIYKGPVEHEPATQAQIIQDFVTQKVDGLAISVADVAAMTKSIEAATAAGIPVITFDADAPGSKRIAYIGTNNKEFGVALGKELVKMRPDGGKYAMVSGGPGAKNLAERVDGVREALKGSKWIEVAGSPTFCNDDPALAVQQMTDMRTATPDLAAIVPIGGWPMFAPEGFKAFASRNKKDIDSGKFTLVVADTLKMQLELLRDGYANALVGQRPFEMGEKAMDTLLAIKKGEKVPEIVYTGLDLVTKDNVAQMLK; from the coding sequence ATGAGGAAACTGCTTCTGGCCGGCATCGCCGTTGCGATGATGGCGACGCCTGCATTCGCCGCGAACTACCGCTTCGTCATCGTGCCCAAGGCGATGAACAATCCGTTCTTCGATTTCGCGCGCGACGGCTGCCTGAAGCGCGCCAAGGAGCTCGGCAATATCGAGTGCATCTACAAGGGACCGGTCGAGCACGAGCCGGCGACGCAGGCGCAGATCATCCAGGACTTCGTCACCCAGAAGGTCGACGGCCTCGCCATCTCGGTCGCCGACGTCGCGGCCATGACCAAGTCGATCGAGGCGGCGACCGCCGCCGGCATCCCCGTCATCACCTTCGATGCCGATGCGCCCGGCTCCAAGCGCATCGCCTATATCGGCACCAACAACAAGGAGTTCGGCGTCGCGCTCGGCAAGGAACTCGTGAAGATGCGACCCGACGGCGGCAAGTACGCCATGGTCTCGGGCGGCCCCGGCGCGAAAAACCTCGCCGAGCGTGTCGATGGCGTTCGCGAGGCGCTGAAAGGCTCGAAATGGATCGAGGTCGCGGGTTCCCCGACCTTCTGCAACGACGATCCCGCGCTGGCGGTGCAGCAGATGACGGACATGCGCACCGCAACGCCCGATCTCGCCGCCATCGTTCCCATCGGCGGCTGGCCGATGTTCGCTCCCGAGGGCTTCAAGGCGTTCGCGAGCCGGAACAAGAAGGACATCGATTCCGGCAAGTTCACGCTGGTCGTCGCTGATACGCTGAAGATGCAGCTCGAACTGCTGCGCGACGGCTATGCCAATGCGTTGGTCGGCCAGCGTCCGTTCGAGATGGGCGAGAAGGCGATGGACACGCTGCTCGCCATCAAGAAGGGCGAGAAGGTTCCGGAGATCGTCTACACCGGCCTCGATCTCGTGACCAAGGACAACGTCGCGCAGATGTTGAAGTAG
- a CDS encoding ABC transporter permease, giving the protein MAMPMESPISFTNVGRIKWWQRGIFASQTGYVLLALAVLLVIMHFASPYFFTQGNMQNVAKNFSFIAIATLGVTFVIITGGIDLSVGSMMCFSAMITSMVMTELSAPGSPLVHMAADGKTVLANVPGLILLVSVLAGLGVALIAGLINGFCIAVLGLSPFVTTLGMLSIVRGLGYVVSNGRGSFPGGPDADYFYAATSGDVFGVPVPFIYLVILALTMAVVLHHSAFGRHVFALGGNEKAAELTGIPVVRVKIEVYVICALAAGLQGIIISGWLGSAPANMATSYELNVIAAAVIGGANLAGGIGGPLGAIVGCVLLEVIRNGLVLAQVSSYWQQTLVGVIIILAVLVDRIRSRMS; this is encoded by the coding sequence ATGGCCATGCCCATGGAATCTCCGATCAGCTTCACCAATGTGGGCCGGATCAAATGGTGGCAGCGCGGCATCTTCGCCTCCCAGACCGGCTACGTGCTGCTCGCACTCGCGGTGCTGCTGGTGATCATGCATTTCGCCAGCCCGTACTTCTTCACCCAGGGCAACATGCAGAACGTGGCGAAGAACTTTTCGTTCATTGCCATCGCAACGCTCGGCGTCACCTTCGTGATCATCACCGGCGGCATCGACCTCTCGGTGGGATCGATGATGTGCTTCTCCGCCATGATCACCTCGATGGTGATGACCGAGCTGTCAGCGCCCGGCTCGCCGCTGGTGCACATGGCGGCTGACGGCAAGACGGTGCTGGCCAACGTGCCCGGGCTCATCCTGCTGGTCTCGGTCCTTGCCGGGCTCGGCGTCGCGCTGATCGCCGGACTCATCAACGGCTTCTGCATCGCCGTGCTCGGCCTCTCGCCCTTCGTCACCACGCTCGGCATGCTCTCGATCGTGCGCGGCCTCGGCTATGTCGTCTCCAACGGCCGCGGTAGTTTTCCGGGCGGGCCGGATGCCGATTACTTCTACGCCGCGACCTCGGGCGACGTGTTCGGCGTCCCCGTGCCTTTCATCTATCTCGTCATCCTTGCGCTGACTATGGCGGTGGTGCTGCATCATAGCGCGTTCGGCCGCCACGTCTTCGCGCTTGGCGGCAACGAGAAGGCCGCGGAGCTGACCGGCATCCCGGTCGTGCGGGTGAAGATCGAGGTCTATGTGATCTGCGCGCTCGCAGCTGGCCTGCAGGGAATCATCATCTCCGGCTGGCTCGGGTCGGCGCCGGCCAACATGGCGACCTCCTACGAGCTCAACGTGATCGCGGCGGCCGTCATCGGCGGCGCAAACCTTGCGGGCGGCATCGGTGGCCCGCTCGGGGCGATCGTCGGCTGCGTGCTGCTGGAAGTGATCCGCAACGGCCTCGTGCTGGCGCAGGTCTCCTCCTATTGGCAGCAGACGTTGGTCGGCGTGATCATCATTCTGGCCGTGCTGGTCGACCGTATCCGTTCGCGGATGAGCTGA
- a CDS encoding ATP-binding cassette domain-containing protein, which translates to MAQVDATPVLELTGIGKEFGAIRALHGVDLQVQPGEVVGLMGDNGAGKSTLVKIIAGNFRPSHGEIRFAGSAVHFSRPVDARAVGIEVVYQDLALADNLTAAANVFLGRELKRKFGPIALLDHKAMAARALELFGELRSETRPDDLVKQMSGGQRQAVAIARTRLSNARLVMMDEPTAAISVRQVEQVLGLIHRLKEQGVAVMLISHRMPDVFAVCDRVIVMRRGEKRADKPIHQTSPEEVTALITGAKEAA; encoded by the coding sequence ATGGCACAGGTTGATGCGACACCGGTCCTCGAGCTCACCGGCATCGGCAAGGAATTCGGCGCCATCCGTGCGCTGCACGGTGTCGATCTGCAGGTCCAGCCCGGCGAGGTCGTCGGCCTGATGGGCGACAACGGTGCGGGCAAGTCGACGCTGGTCAAGATCATCGCCGGCAATTTCCGTCCCAGCCATGGCGAGATCCGTTTCGCCGGCAGCGCGGTCCATTTCAGCCGGCCCGTCGACGCCCGCGCCGTCGGCATCGAGGTCGTCTATCAGGACCTCGCGCTCGCCGACAATCTGACGGCGGCCGCCAACGTGTTCCTCGGCCGCGAGCTGAAGCGCAAGTTCGGACCCATCGCTTTGCTCGACCACAAGGCGATGGCGGCGAGGGCGCTGGAGCTGTTCGGCGAGTTGCGCTCGGAGACGCGCCCCGACGATCTCGTCAAGCAGATGTCCGGCGGTCAGCGCCAGGCGGTCGCGATCGCGCGTACCAGGCTTTCCAACGCGCGGCTCGTCATGATGGACGAGCCGACCGCAGCGATCTCGGTCCGTCAGGTCGAGCAGGTGCTCGGGCTGATCCACCGGCTGAAGGAGCAGGGGGTTGCCGTGATGCTGATCTCGCACCGCATGCCCGACGTGTTCGCGGTGTGCGATCGCGTCATCGTCATGCGCCGCGGCGAGAAGCGGGCCGACAAGCCGATCCACCAGACCTCGCCGGAGGAAGTCACCGCTCTCATCACCGGCGCGAAGGAAGCGGCGTGA